One window from the genome of Paraneptunicella aestuarii encodes:
- a CDS encoding ABC-F family ATPase, producing the protein MITIANITMQFGAQPLFENISAKFGNGNRYGLIGANGCGKSTLMKILSSDLAPSAGNVSLAPGTKLGVLSQNQFAFEDYSVVDTVIMGDTKLWEIKQERDRIYSLPEMSEEDGMKVAELETEFAEMDGYTAESRAGDILLEAGIAEEFHFGLMSQVAPGWKVRVLLAQALFSEPDILLLDEPTNNLDIHSIDWLINVLKQRKSTMIIISHDRYFLNSICTHMADIDYGELRIYPGNYDAFQAAAALVQEQLHHENSKKSAEIEELQAFVSRFSANASKAKQATSRAKRLEKIELAEVKASSRRSPYIAFKQHKKLHRQVLILEELGHGFDEGPLFQKGNLILEAGARMAVIGENGAGKTTFLKCLMNEIQANHGTIKWSENAVIGYCPQDSSKDFDCDLTLFDWLSQWRTEKHDDLIVKAMLGRLLFTADDFNKKVKVCSGGEKNRLLFGKLMMMDINVLVMDEPTNHMDMESIESLNKALKAFDGTLIFVSHDTQFVSSLATHVIEIKDQSMDIFHGTYDEYQASQQKKIQAA; encoded by the coding sequence TTGATTACCATTGCAAACATCACCATGCAATTTGGCGCACAGCCTTTATTTGAAAACATTTCGGCTAAATTTGGTAATGGAAACCGCTATGGCCTGATTGGCGCAAATGGCTGCGGCAAATCAACACTCATGAAAATTCTTAGTAGTGATCTTGCCCCCTCTGCCGGGAATGTTTCGCTTGCACCCGGCACTAAATTAGGTGTGTTAAGCCAAAACCAATTTGCCTTCGAGGATTACAGCGTAGTGGATACCGTCATCATGGGTGACACTAAACTATGGGAAATCAAACAAGAGCGTGATCGCATTTATTCGTTACCCGAAATGTCCGAAGAAGATGGCATGAAAGTGGCGGAACTGGAAACCGAATTTGCTGAAATGGACGGTTACACCGCAGAATCGCGTGCGGGCGATATTTTGCTGGAAGCGGGCATTGCCGAAGAATTTCACTTCGGTTTAATGAGCCAGGTCGCGCCGGGCTGGAAAGTACGAGTGTTATTAGCTCAAGCGCTATTTTCTGAACCCGATATTTTATTGCTGGACGAACCCACCAACAACCTGGATATCCACTCAATTGACTGGCTTATCAACGTGCTAAAGCAACGCAAAAGCACCATGATTATCATTTCCCATGATCGTTATTTCTTGAATTCTATCTGTACCCATATGGCAGATATTGATTACGGTGAATTACGTATTTACCCGGGAAATTATGATGCATTCCAAGCAGCAGCAGCCTTGGTTCAAGAGCAGCTTCATCATGAGAACTCAAAGAAAAGTGCAGAAATCGAAGAATTACAAGCCTTCGTCAGCCGATTTTCGGCCAATGCCTCAAAAGCCAAACAAGCAACATCACGAGCTAAAAGGCTAGAAAAAATCGAATTGGCAGAAGTCAAAGCCTCTAGTCGCCGTTCCCCTTACATCGCCTTCAAACAGCACAAAAAGTTGCACAGACAAGTCCTTATTTTGGAAGAACTCGGTCACGGTTTTGATGAAGGTCCATTATTCCAAAAGGGTAACCTCATTTTAGAAGCGGGCGCCAGAATGGCAGTAATAGGTGAAAATGGAGCTGGCAAAACCACCTTTTTAAAATGTTTGATGAACGAAATTCAAGCCAATCACGGTACGATAAAATGGTCAGAAAACGCAGTGATTGGATATTGTCCTCAGGACAGCTCCAAGGATTTTGATTGTGACCTCACTCTGTTTGACTGGTTAAGCCAATGGAGAACAGAAAAGCACGACGATCTGATCGTCAAAGCCATGTTAGGCCGACTGCTGTTCACCGCCGATGACTTCAACAAGAAAGTAAAAGTCTGCTCAGGTGGAGAGAAAAACCGCCTGTTATTCGGCAAGTTGATGATGATGGATATCAATGTATTAGTGATGGACGAACCGACCAACCACATGGACATGGAATCCATTGAATCCTTAAACAAAGCATTAAAAGCATTTGATGGAACACTGATTTTCGTTAGTCACGACACGCAATTTGTGTCATCGCTTGCAACCCATGTTATTGAAATAAAAGATCAAAGCATGGACATATTCCACGGCACTTATGATGAGTATCAAGCTTCGCAACAGAAGAAAATTCAAGCGGCTTAA
- a CDS encoding S8 family serine peptidase has translation MKNTKIAFTLSSIAALLASSTTFAAQDFLNSHLSSEQKVVAQEKIKRNGQEYTQAKIIGRDGSVTLMNFDENGRQVASVPDYVRPLVGAGLQKVLSQYSASSQAGMAEQDQGISVDVRIVLREDIETGTPTASGELEVLNGKASLSTRNGLEVHPDSLSVMNLNEQVDLSARFEQRAAKNRAQKQRFLELAGWDVKQMASLEVNASASSIQRSVQMNELPSFLNKMENLAKKHPELIAGVELVEAEESELDGAHAEMKLTQYAFPYATRQGDGIGIYMREANGTACPDTQYLNTSLYTEIGSHGTSGHGNRVGVILQKGSPKAHLYCGSNHSVNFSSYNPAIYITNHSWGSGSSTTYGSLDRDFDNFAYNDKVLNFKSAGNRGTSDGNVTSPGKAFNVMTVGNYDDATDTMSASSSFTDPDTNAEKPEIVAPGTSIDTGAAGSGSGTSYASPNAAAFAADLLGAYDYFKNHPQALKSVMLASSRKNIEGATSLSEKDGVGAVDFYDAYYSWNSEWWEGANGAHFDANNEIIKTRYLSAGVPVRAVISWLVPGQYAYDNKKPNMDLDLKVYDPNGNLITGSYSVNNAFEVVEFTPATSGDYDFKIHRFSNSGEGDLRLAIGINW, from the coding sequence ATGAAAAATACTAAAATTGCTTTCACTTTATCTTCCATTGCCGCTTTATTGGCGTCCTCAACAACTTTTGCTGCTCAAGACTTTCTTAATTCTCACTTATCCAGTGAGCAGAAAGTGGTTGCTCAAGAGAAAATTAAGCGTAATGGACAGGAATACACTCAAGCTAAAATCATCGGTCGGGATGGCAGCGTTACGTTGATGAACTTTGACGAGAACGGGCGTCAAGTGGCTTCTGTTCCCGACTATGTTCGTCCTCTAGTTGGGGCGGGTTTGCAAAAAGTCCTAAGCCAATATTCTGCGAGCTCTCAGGCGGGAATGGCTGAGCAGGATCAAGGTATAAGTGTTGATGTTCGAATTGTGCTAAGGGAAGACATTGAGACTGGCACGCCAACGGCGAGTGGTGAGCTTGAGGTGTTGAATGGTAAAGCTTCACTGTCAACGCGTAATGGATTGGAGGTGCATCCTGATTCGCTAAGTGTGATGAACCTTAATGAACAGGTGGATTTGTCGGCTCGCTTTGAGCAAAGGGCTGCGAAAAACCGAGCGCAGAAACAGCGATTCCTTGAGCTGGCAGGTTGGGATGTTAAGCAAATGGCTTCTTTGGAGGTTAATGCTAGCGCTAGTTCCATTCAACGATCTGTGCAGATGAATGAATTACCTTCATTTTTGAATAAGATGGAAAATTTGGCTAAGAAGCATCCAGAGTTGATTGCGGGTGTCGAGCTGGTGGAAGCCGAAGAGAGCGAGCTTGACGGTGCACATGCGGAAATGAAGTTGACCCAATATGCGTTTCCTTATGCAACAAGGCAAGGTGATGGCATTGGTATTTACATGAGAGAGGCTAATGGTACGGCTTGCCCGGATACGCAATATCTCAATACTTCGCTTTATACCGAGATTGGATCTCATGGCACTTCAGGGCATGGAAATCGAGTCGGGGTTATTCTGCAAAAAGGCTCCCCCAAGGCTCATTTGTATTGTGGCTCTAATCATTCTGTGAATTTTAGTAGTTATAATCCTGCGATTTATATTACCAATCACTCTTGGGGTTCAGGCTCTAGCACTACCTATGGTTCACTGGATCGAGATTTTGACAATTTTGCCTACAACGACAAGGTATTAAATTTTAAATCGGCGGGAAACCGGGGCACGAGTGACGGCAATGTGACTTCTCCCGGGAAGGCTTTCAATGTGATGACAGTGGGAAATTACGATGACGCGACCGACACTATGAGCGCATCGTCTTCCTTTACCGATCCTGATACCAATGCTGAGAAGCCAGAGATTGTAGCTCCTGGAACCAGCATTGATACAGGTGCGGCGGGTTCCGGGTCTGGAACCAGTTATGCGAGCCCTAACGCGGCGGCATTTGCTGCCGATTTGCTAGGAGCCTATGACTATTTTAAAAACCATCCTCAGGCGTTAAAAAGTGTGATGTTGGCGTCTTCTCGCAAGAATATTGAAGGGGCGACCAGTCTGAGTGAAAAAGATGGAGTGGGTGCGGTTGATTTTTATGATGCTTATTACTCGTGGAATTCAGAGTGGTGGGAAGGCGCTAATGGTGCTCACTTTGATGCCAATAATGAAATCATCAAAACACGTTATCTTTCCGCTGGTGTGCCTGTTCGAGCTGTTATTTCCTGGTTGGTTCCCGGGCAATATGCCTATGACAATAAGAAGCCCAACATGGATTTAGACCTGAAAGTGTACGATCCCAATGGCAACCTGATTACCGGTTCGTATTCTGTGAACAATGCTTTTGAAGTGGTTGAGTTCACGCCTGCGACATCCGGGGATTATGACTTCAAGATTCACCGTTTCTCAAACAGTGGTGAAGGCGATCTGCGCTTGGCGATAGGAATTAACTGGTAA
- a CDS encoding type II toxin-antitoxin system HicA family toxin produces MKGSHHQFKHKIKPGIITLPNPKKGLGKGLVNNIGD; encoded by the coding sequence GTGAAAGGTTCACACCACCAATTCAAGCATAAGATCAAGCCGGGAATAATTACGCTTCCCAACCCCAAAAAGGGTCTGGGGAAAGGCTTAGTAAATAATATTGGGGATTAG
- a CDS encoding toll/interleukin-1 receptor domain-containing protein, translating into MIISVFLSHNHADKEFVRKLARDLGNHNIKCWLDEAEMKIGDSLIQKIRDGIDTVDYFAVILSPNSVNAPWVVNELDVAMNHQISGKSIKVLPIMLKECDPPGFLVGKLYGDFKDESKYIESFKKLLNSIGVVFNKNAMSDDYFPNNLGTAVDKAASYNLPLMSAPFHRPVVVNYSRTVN; encoded by the coding sequence ATGATAATAAGTGTTTTCTTGAGCCATAATCACGCAGACAAGGAATTTGTTCGAAAATTGGCTAGAGATTTAGGAAATCACAACATTAAATGCTGGCTTGATGAAGCGGAAATGAAAATTGGGGATTCTCTGATCCAGAAAATTAGAGATGGAATAGATACTGTCGATTATTTTGCTGTAATTTTATCCCCAAACTCAGTAAACGCGCCGTGGGTGGTAAATGAACTGGATGTGGCAATGAACCATCAGATAAGTGGGAAATCCATCAAAGTTCTTCCGATCATGCTTAAGGAATGCGATCCGCCAGGTTTTTTGGTTGGTAAACTTTATGGCGATTTCAAGGATGAGAGCAAATATATAGAGTCATTTAAAAAACTATTAAACTCTATCGGCGTAGTTTTTAATAAAAACGCGATGAGCGATGACTATTTCCCAAATAATTTAGGGACTGCCGTCGACAAGGCTGCATCTTATAATTTGCCACTAATGAGTGCTCCATTTCATCGCCCTGTAGTGGTCAACTATTCCCGGACAGTAAATTAA
- a CDS encoding tyrosine-type recombinase/integrase: MSNRNLQQTPSGVWLFRRRVPQVLSEKYEGTYICMSLETHNVSEARIKRDAINTKINLEIEARKKSTVNDKSRFLDFFSEMREVFLKEKRKARQARQESDAENMFNNAFAPTDAGKENGKAYVEAFKSARSGEISEEFRLTISELKDEWLTANQNKKPKKYRNMVVTATKKLLEYLDTEEFPESISPGVAQKFIDALLDGGRSAGTVAHYKSKLAEVWSWGRAREKFQQNVNPWEVARIEATEEQREQKHFRNFSEEEAWTLLKETTLENVTTDTWPYPFATYSLIRMLPFLGCRLSELARAKREQVVDHEGDFVIEIWKGKTRNAVRVLPVCSHILPLLKDALSRSEGHDYLFPEIASEDDVNSISSRIAKITKSFEKKEGYITGIHSLRGQFATALEAIGCPEELAVILAGHKRLSLTYDLYSKHKNNGKLWPYIERLTEAEVLKPWVN, translated from the coding sequence ATGAGTAATAGAAACCTTCAACAAACTCCATCTGGTGTATGGCTTTTTCGACGTCGAGTCCCACAAGTATTGTCTGAGAAATACGAAGGCACATATATTTGTATGAGTTTGGAAACGCATAATGTTAGCGAAGCCCGTATTAAACGAGATGCCATCAACACAAAAATAAACCTAGAGATTGAGGCTAGGAAAAAGTCTACGGTAAACGACAAGAGCCGTTTTTTAGACTTCTTCTCGGAAATGCGCGAAGTCTTTCTAAAAGAGAAAAGGAAAGCTCGTCAAGCTCGCCAAGAGAGTGACGCCGAGAATATGTTTAACAACGCCTTTGCTCCTACAGACGCCGGAAAAGAAAATGGCAAGGCATATGTTGAGGCTTTCAAATCTGCTCGCTCTGGCGAGATCTCAGAAGAATTCAGGCTTACAATCTCCGAATTAAAAGACGAATGGCTCACAGCTAACCAAAATAAGAAGCCCAAAAAATACCGAAATATGGTGGTAACAGCCACTAAGAAACTCCTTGAGTATTTGGATACTGAGGAATTCCCAGAGAGCATTTCTCCTGGTGTGGCTCAAAAGTTCATAGATGCCCTATTAGACGGTGGACGTTCCGCTGGGACTGTTGCTCACTATAAATCTAAACTGGCCGAGGTTTGGAGCTGGGGACGCGCCCGAGAGAAGTTTCAACAAAATGTAAACCCTTGGGAAGTCGCAAGGATAGAAGCGACAGAAGAACAGCGAGAGCAAAAGCATTTTAGAAATTTTAGTGAGGAGGAGGCCTGGACTTTACTAAAAGAAACCACGCTAGAAAATGTAACCACTGATACATGGCCGTATCCCTTTGCGACATATAGCCTTATACGTATGTTACCTTTCTTGGGTTGCCGTTTGTCGGAATTAGCGAGAGCCAAAAGGGAACAAGTTGTTGATCATGAAGGTGATTTCGTGATCGAGATATGGAAAGGAAAGACTCGAAATGCTGTACGCGTCCTTCCTGTTTGCTCTCACATTTTACCTTTGCTTAAAGATGCCTTGTCGCGTTCAGAGGGACACGACTATTTATTCCCGGAGATTGCAAGCGAAGACGATGTAAATTCAATCTCAAGCCGGATCGCTAAGATAACAAAAAGCTTTGAGAAGAAAGAGGGCTATATCACGGGTATACATAGTCTAAGAGGGCAGTTTGCAACAGCGTTAGAAGCGATAGGTTGCCCCGAAGAACTCGCGGTAATACTCGCAGGTCACAAGCGTTTGTCACTAACGTATGACCTATACAGCAAACATAAGAACAATGGCAAGTTATGGCCTTATATTGAAAGGCTAACCGAGGCGGAAGTCTTAAAGCCTTGGGTGAATTAA
- a CDS encoding helix-turn-helix domain-containing protein — protein sequence MREVTHRDLDFIRIVTGRTTKQIAEDIGVTRKTFENWAKGQGCPDANQFFRMLAACNVSLDDLILILTLSDRKKEWTSNETHNRG from the coding sequence ATGAGAGAAGTAACACATAGGGATCTCGACTTCATTCGCATTGTTACAGGACGCACGACAAAGCAAATAGCCGAAGACATCGGGGTTACTCGTAAAACCTTTGAAAATTGGGCGAAAGGTCAAGGCTGCCCTGATGCTAATCAATTTTTCAGGATGTTAGCAGCATGTAACGTAAGCCTAGATGATTTGATCTTAATTCTTACCTTGAGCGATAGAAAAAAAGAATGGACATCAAATGAAACACATAACAGGGGATGA
- a CDS encoding helix-turn-helix domain-containing protein — MKHITGDELQAIRKYGRKTIAFISQELGISVKTLMNWEKGVGTPNTNQFINILKLCEVDSYLYIDQLMNSAPDTVFDARFINDLCNKKGKRG, encoded by the coding sequence ATGAAACACATAACAGGGGATGAGCTACAAGCCATCCGAAAATATGGAAGAAAAACGATCGCTTTTATTTCTCAAGAATTAGGAATTAGCGTCAAAACCCTTATGAATTGGGAAAAGGGGGTAGGTACTCCGAACACAAACCAATTCATAAATATACTGAAACTGTGTGAAGTTGACTCTTATTTATACATTGACCAACTAATGAACAGTGCTCCAGATACGGTATTCGATGCAAGGTTCATTAATGATTTATGTAACAAAAAAGGAAAGCGCGGCTAA
- a CDS encoding helix-turn-helix domain-containing protein has translation MKEIKGGDIKAIRQYAQMSAEQLAKAAGVTVCTFMSWERGHTAPSINQLITLLRASGIDSETYLKQVFAAQRSTLFDFFKVVQFSRVKR, from the coding sequence ATGAAAGAGATTAAAGGCGGTGACATAAAAGCGATCCGGCAGTATGCCCAAATGTCGGCAGAGCAATTAGCAAAAGCGGCAGGTGTCACAGTATGCACCTTTATGAGTTGGGAAAGAGGCCATACAGCGCCCAGCATCAACCAACTAATAACGCTGCTTAGAGCGAGTGGGATCGACTCAGAGACATATTTAAAACAAGTGTTTGCTGCGCAACGTTCAACACTGTTTGATTTTTTTAAAGTGGTGCAGTTTAGCCGTGTCAAACGTTAA
- a CDS encoding helix-turn-helix transcriptional regulator produces MKIIKGVDLKAMRQFAKLTTVQMAEAAGVKTRKTYENWEKEVGCPSVNQFFQMVAACGLNYKDVLEVYLPAQKQNMGDTGSQGR; encoded by the coding sequence ATGAAAATCATTAAAGGAGTCGATCTAAAAGCGATGCGCCAGTTTGCAAAATTAACGACTGTGCAAATGGCAGAAGCCGCAGGGGTTAAAACCCGTAAAACATACGAAAACTGGGAGAAAGAAGTCGGGTGTCCCAGTGTTAACCAGTTTTTCCAAATGGTAGCGGCTTGCGGGTTAAACTATAAGGACGTATTGGAAGTTTATTTACCTGCGCAAAAACAGAATATGGGAGACACAGGGAGCCAAGGAAGATAA
- the dcd gene encoding dCTP deaminase — protein MRLCDKDIMKYLEDGIIGISPSPKPDMISGLTVDIRLGNKFRVFEDHAAPYIDLSGKKSDIEAALQSVMSDEIEIADDKAFFLHPGELALAMTLESVKLPANIVGWLDGRSSLARLGLMVHVTAHRIDPGWNGNIVLEFFNSGKLPLALKPNMKIGALSFELLSDFAEKPYNARTDAKYRGQDGAIASRIGADDE, from the coding sequence ATGCGCTTGTGTGACAAAGATATAATGAAATACCTGGAAGATGGCATTATCGGCATCTCACCATCACCAAAACCCGACATGATCAGCGGCCTAACCGTTGATATCCGATTGGGTAACAAGTTTCGGGTCTTTGAAGACCACGCCGCTCCCTATATTGATTTGAGTGGCAAAAAGTCAGACATCGAAGCCGCTCTACAATCGGTTATGAGCGATGAAATCGAAATAGCCGATGATAAAGCCTTCTTTTTACATCCCGGAGAGCTGGCATTGGCGATGACGCTGGAATCCGTTAAGTTGCCCGCCAATATTGTCGGCTGGTTAGATGGGCGATCTTCTCTAGCGCGTTTGGGGCTAATGGTTCATGTAACGGCACACCGAATCGATCCGGGTTGGAACGGCAACATCGTATTGGAATTTTTCAATAGTGGTAAACTGCCACTCGCGTTAAAACCCAATATGAAAATTGGTGCATTAAGCTTTGAGTTGTTGTCGGATTTTGCAGAAAAACCTTACAACGCCAGAACCGACGCGAAATACCGCGGACAAGACGGAGCTATCGCCAGCCGAATTGGCGCTGACGACGAGTAA
- the metG gene encoding methionine--tRNA ligase: protein MTGTPRKILITSALPYANGSIHLGHLLEHIQTDIWSRFQTARGHECYAVCADDAHGTPVMLKAQELGITPEEMVQRTQAEHQADLEAFGVHYHNYHNTHSEENRELCSGMYESLKANGYISQRTISQLFDPEKQMFLPDRFVKGTCPKCGAEDQNGDNCDVCGATYSPTELKDPRSVVSGATPILKDSEHYFFDLPQFEESLQKWLKGGNVQPEIANKLQEWFEHGLQQWDISRDAPYFGFEIPGAPNKFFYVWVDAPVGYLASFKNYCDKHGVDFDSFWSVDSDAEVYHFIGKDITYFHCLFWPAVLEGSGYRKPTGVNVHGFVTVNGAKMSKSKGTFIKAQTYRNHLEPDYLRYYFASKLSDGVTDIDLNFEDFVQKVNSDLVGKVVNIASRCAGFISKKFDGTLLLPSQLPSELTDMQAASESIAQSFDSRQYSKAIRDIMALADKANQYIDTAAPWVTIKDPEKQQFTQEVCSVGINAFRILMTYLAPVLPELTSKAEAFLNDKLTWDSAQNLLNNHQINTFKALMQRVDMDKVNQMVEESKEDLKATATAQPTGWLAKDPIADEITFDDFAKVDFRIAKIAKAEHVEGADKLLRLQLDLGGETRQVFAGIKSAYQPEQLEGKLTVMVANLAPRKMRFGMSEGMVLAAGPGGEDLFILEPHEGAEPGMKVK, encoded by the coding sequence ATGACGGGTACACCAAGAAAAATCCTCATTACCAGTGCGTTGCCTTATGCCAATGGCTCCATTCATTTGGGTCACTTGTTAGAGCATATACAAACCGACATCTGGTCTAGATTCCAAACCGCTCGCGGGCATGAATGCTACGCGGTATGTGCTGACGACGCTCACGGCACACCTGTGATGCTAAAGGCGCAGGAGCTTGGGATCACGCCTGAGGAAATGGTGCAAAGAACACAGGCTGAGCATCAGGCCGATTTAGAAGCCTTCGGTGTTCACTACCATAACTATCACAACACGCATTCTGAAGAGAACCGTGAGTTATGTAGTGGCATGTATGAATCGCTAAAAGCCAATGGTTACATTTCACAGCGCACCATTAGCCAGTTGTTCGACCCTGAAAAGCAAATGTTCCTACCGGATCGTTTCGTTAAAGGTACTTGCCCTAAATGTGGTGCAGAAGACCAAAACGGCGACAACTGTGACGTTTGCGGCGCAACGTACAGCCCAACAGAATTGAAGGATCCACGTTCTGTGGTTTCTGGCGCAACGCCAATATTAAAAGATTCCGAGCATTACTTTTTCGATTTGCCGCAGTTTGAAGAATCACTGCAAAAATGGCTCAAAGGCGGCAATGTTCAACCTGAAATCGCAAACAAGCTGCAAGAGTGGTTTGAGCATGGACTACAACAGTGGGACATCAGCCGCGATGCGCCTTATTTCGGTTTTGAAATTCCAGGTGCGCCCAACAAATTTTTCTACGTTTGGGTTGATGCACCGGTTGGCTATCTGGCCAGCTTCAAAAATTACTGCGACAAGCATGGCGTTGATTTTGACAGCTTCTGGTCTGTAGATTCCGACGCAGAGGTTTACCATTTCATCGGTAAAGACATCACCTATTTCCATTGTTTGTTCTGGCCGGCAGTATTAGAAGGTTCCGGCTATCGCAAACCAACGGGGGTTAACGTTCATGGTTTTGTCACTGTGAACGGTGCCAAAATGTCTAAGTCCAAGGGTACGTTCATTAAAGCCCAAACCTATCGTAATCACCTTGAACCGGATTATTTGCGTTACTACTTTGCTTCCAAGCTCAGTGACGGCGTCACCGACATCGACCTGAACTTTGAAGACTTTGTGCAAAAAGTGAATTCAGATTTGGTTGGTAAAGTGGTTAACATTGCCAGCCGTTGTGCCGGTTTTATCAGCAAGAAGTTCGATGGCACTCTGCTATTGCCAAGTCAGCTTCCATCTGAACTGACCGATATGCAAGCGGCATCAGAAAGCATTGCGCAATCCTTTGATTCACGCCAATACAGCAAAGCTATTCGCGACATTATGGCGCTGGCAGACAAGGCCAATCAGTACATTGATACCGCAGCTCCGTGGGTGACGATTAAGGATCCTGAGAAGCAACAATTTACTCAAGAGGTTTGCTCAGTAGGCATCAATGCGTTCCGTATTTTGATGACATATCTGGCTCCGGTATTACCGGAATTGACCAGTAAAGCGGAAGCCTTCCTGAATGATAAATTGACTTGGGATAGCGCTCAGAACCTGTTGAATAATCATCAAATCAACACATTCAAAGCACTGATGCAGCGTGTAGACATGGACAAGGTAAACCAAATGGTTGAAGAATCCAAAGAAGACTTAAAAGCCACTGCAACAGCGCAACCTACAGGCTGGCTGGCGAAAGACCCCATCGCAGATGAAATCACCTTCGATGATTTCGCCAAGGTGGATTTCCGTATCGCCAAAATCGCCAAGGCAGAACATGTTGAAGGCGCAGACAAGTTGTTGAGATTGCAACTGGATCTGGGCGGCGAAACCCGTCAGGTATTTGCTGGTATAAAATCGGCCTATCAACCTGAGCAACTGGAAGGCAAGCTCACAGTAATGGTAGCGAACCTGGCACCTCGTAAGATGCGCTTTGGTATGTCGGAAGGCATGGTGTTAGCTGCTGGCCCTGGTGGTGAAGATCTGTTTATCCTTGAACCTCACGAAGGTGCAGAGCCAGGCATGAAGGTTAAGTAG
- a CDS encoding methyl-accepting chemotaxis protein translates to MFWKKDNQEELRRIKELSDENNSLHERVRELENLLTDAETVIAERESQNDSDVSAGEVLLEGQRGLGVLRAVQNRTIDALVSERNRLENTEDLFTGSAEMLDEAESGLSQIDQIAAQGVTHAGELSGLASSISNFVGVINSIAEQTNLLALNAAIEAARAGESGRGFAVVAEEVRNLAMRSSESTQEINNLVEKIESGTQSIESNINEVSEKSRVLVKKTGEVKDKVTQVLNMSASMRNTIRSCSERGVLSLGQMENMLFKSAVYESLMGKGGRGHIPAYGETDLARWLQSEGSEKYGRMSEFRAVESALQKVHELGKQAIQAGASGIDVKTIEALRRMEKASGDLLTSLEKLASHI, encoded by the coding sequence ATGTTCTGGAAAAAAGATAACCAAGAAGAACTCAGAAGAATTAAAGAATTATCAGATGAGAACAACTCACTTCACGAAAGAGTAAGGGAGCTCGAGAATTTGTTGACTGATGCTGAGACAGTCATCGCAGAACGAGAGAGTCAGAATGATAGCGATGTCTCTGCTGGAGAAGTTTTATTAGAAGGTCAGCGTGGATTGGGCGTTTTACGTGCGGTACAAAACCGTACTATTGATGCCTTGGTTTCTGAGCGAAATCGTTTGGAGAATACCGAAGATTTATTTACCGGTTCTGCAGAAATGCTGGATGAAGCGGAAAGTGGCTTAAGCCAGATTGATCAAATTGCAGCACAAGGTGTTACTCACGCTGGAGAATTATCCGGCTTGGCAAGCAGCATCAGCAACTTCGTTGGCGTGATCAACTCCATTGCAGAGCAGACCAACTTACTGGCATTGAACGCGGCGATTGAGGCTGCTCGTGCGGGTGAAAGTGGGCGTGGCTTCGCCGTAGTTGCGGAAGAAGTACGTAACCTGGCAATGCGTTCATCAGAATCAACTCAGGAAATTAACAACCTGGTTGAGAAGATTGAAAGCGGTACTCAGAGCATTGAATCGAACATCAATGAAGTATCTGAAAAGTCTCGGGTTTTGGTGAAGAAAACCGGAGAAGTAAAAGACAAGGTAACGCAAGTGCTGAACATGTCAGCGTCTATGCGTAATACCATTCGCAGCTGTTCTGAGCGAGGTGTGTTGTCTCTCGGACAGATGGAAAATATGTTGTTTAAGTCTGCTGTTTATGAATCCTTGATGGGTAAAGGTGGTAGAGGGCATATTCCTGCTTATGGCGAAACTGATTTAGCCCGTTGGTTGCAGTCAGAAGGTTCTGAAAAGTATGGTCGTATGTCGGAATTCAGAGCGGTTGAAAGTGCTTTGCAAAAAGTGCATGAATTAGGCAAGCAAGCTATTCAAGCGGGTGCATCGGGTATTGATGTGAAAACCATTGAAGCGCTACGTCGAATGGAAAAGGCCAGTGGTGATTTGCTAACTAGTCTGGAAAAATTGGCGAGCCATATATAA